The Streptococcus sp. VT 162 genome has a window encoding:
- a CDS encoding bacteriocin-associated integral membrane family protein, translated as MKKLFICLSTIFLSCFFIWIIILRAPQYLYTSYDSVTLLSVKKGAQEPTREEFERELENFVNSEQSLIARRIVEPSKDGRTNFTYATYGQGGLPKEFQAASQESRERSDPLNSYLLLSGSLTKEKLAAKLDDLGYKAIADRKTPPYRLAFWIALNPLLLISLAIFGLAFFAMVIITRIKEMRAAGIQLFSGQTLLSIIGSALYDDVKWLCLAGAGSLIVGGAVLLGQGLFYPVLLAAFSIGVGLYLLFLLGISLVLSLLYLMSLSYKALVPVLKGRLPLKRLMTLTLLCQLVAVFTVGYAVKTGLTSYQRLQELQLSKQAWEDRADYYQISFGLGDRVEDTENQSKWYAFAKEAIEEEQALYVKDNLLHFANPKGKNEQGETLDTYSPDANTLYVSPSYLEKEKVVVDAETKQKLAHLQKGEFVLLLPEHLRSQEAELKKIFEESMSYYGKSGEEASAPLDYEMKAHVSYLSMGEKRFVYNNGENPVSTQYLTDPILVVFTPTSTGDSFTSLSSWSINAGKNIFVKGYEDGIKLLKNAEIYDQVSYLKEGRSVYLARYYEVQTQTLTLILGAIIGIASSLLLFYSVNLLYFEQFRREILIKRISGLRFFETHAQYMISQFASFVFGASLFIWRSRDVVIGLVTLSIFLVSAILTLYRQAQKESRVSMTIMKGK; from the coding sequence ATGAAGAAACTATTTATTTGCTTGTCTACTATTTTTCTCAGTTGCTTCTTCATTTGGATTATTATCTTACGTGCCCCTCAGTATCTCTATACTAGTTATGACTCCGTTACCCTGCTAAGTGTTAAAAAGGGGGCACAAGAGCCGACTCGTGAGGAGTTTGAGCGAGAGTTGGAGAATTTTGTAAACTCAGAGCAGAGTTTGATTGCCAGACGGATAGTAGAGCCGAGTAAGGATGGAAGGACCAACTTCACCTATGCGACTTATGGTCAGGGAGGCTTGCCAAAAGAGTTTCAAGCGGCTAGCCAAGAAAGCCGAGAACGGAGCGATCCTCTCAATAGTTACCTTCTCTTATCTGGTTCATTGACCAAGGAAAAATTAGCTGCAAAATTAGATGATTTAGGTTATAAAGCGATTGCAGACCGCAAAACTCCTCCGTATCGTCTAGCTTTTTGGATTGCTTTAAATCCGTTGTTGTTGATTAGTTTAGCTATATTTGGATTAGCTTTCTTTGCCATGGTGATTATCACTCGGATTAAGGAGATGCGGGCTGCAGGGATCCAGCTCTTTTCAGGACAGACCCTCTTGTCCATCATAGGAAGTGCCTTATACGATGATGTCAAGTGGCTTTGCTTAGCTGGGGCGGGATCCCTTATAGTGGGAGGTGCTGTCCTCCTCGGACAAGGGCTCTTTTATCCCGTTCTTTTAGCAGCCTTTAGTATCGGAGTGGGGCTTTATCTTCTCTTTTTATTGGGAATTTCGCTAGTACTGAGCCTGCTCTACTTGATGAGCTTGAGCTACAAGGCTTTAGTTCCTGTGTTAAAAGGACGTTTGCCCCTCAAACGCTTGATGACCTTGACCTTGTTATGTCAGTTGGTTGCTGTCTTTACAGTAGGTTATGCAGTCAAGACTGGCTTGACTTCTTACCAGCGTTTACAGGAACTCCAACTATCCAAGCAAGCTTGGGAAGACCGAGCAGATTATTATCAAATTTCTTTTGGCTTAGGTGATAGAGTAGAAGATACAGAAAATCAGAGCAAGTGGTATGCCTTTGCCAAGGAAGCAATCGAAGAAGAACAAGCTCTTTATGTAAAGGATAATCTGCTCCATTTTGCCAATCCAAAAGGAAAAAATGAACAGGGAGAGACACTGGATACCTATAGTCCAGATGCTAATACGCTCTATGTTAGTCCTAGTTATTTGGAGAAGGAAAAGGTCGTGGTAGATGCTGAGACCAAACAGAAGTTAGCCCATCTCCAAAAAGGTGAGTTTGTCCTCTTGCTCCCAGAACATTTGCGCTCTCAAGAAGCAGAACTAAAAAAAATCTTTGAAGAAAGCATGAGTTATTATGGAAAATCTGGTGAGGAGGCAAGTGCTCCTTTGGATTATGAGATGAAAGCGCACGTTAGTTATCTTTCAATGGGAGAAAAGCGATTTGTTTATAATAACGGTGAGAACCCCGTATCCACTCAGTATTTGACGGATCCGATTTTAGTGGTATTCACGCCGACTTCTACAGGTGATAGTTTTACATCCTTATCTAGTTGGTCTATCAATGCTGGTAAGAATATCTTTGTCAAAGGATATGAAGATGGGATTAAACTCTTGAAAAATGCAGAAATTTATGATCAAGTATCCTACCTCAAGGAGGGACGAAGTGTTTACCTCGCACGTTACTATGAGGTTCAAACACAAACTCTAACCCTTATTTTAGGAGCTATTATTGGAATCGCGAGTTCTTTGCTTCTCTTTTATTCTGTGAATCTTCTTTATTTTGAACAATTCCGTCGTGAGATTTTGATTAAACGAATTTCTGGTTTGCGATTTTTTGAAACGCACGCTCAGTATATGATTAGTCAATTTGCTAGTTTTGTATTCGGTGCGAGTCTCTTTATTTGGCGTAGTCGAGATGTGGTGATTGGATTGGTAACTTTATCGATCTTCCTCGTTAGTGCTATACTGACTCTATACCGTCAAGCACAGAAAGAATCTCGTGTTTCTATGACCATTATGAAAGGAAAATAG
- a CDS encoding membrane protein, producing MVYLIIGILLLLLYVFATPQSIKGTVNIVILVFVVVALLILLMLSILQIFQLPTEFFVTIAMLALAYFSLRDITLMPVKKSRRR from the coding sequence ATGGTCTATTTAATCATAGGGATACTCTTATTACTACTCTATGTATTTGCGACACCCCAAAGTATCAAAGGAACAGTCAACATCGTTATCTTGGTCTTTGTAGTTGTTGCACTCTTGATTTTGCTGATGTTGTCCATCTTGCAAATATTCCAATTACCGACAGAATTCTTTGTCACAATAGCCATGCTGGCTCTAGCCTACTTTAGCTTGAGAGACATTACGCTCATGCCAGTAAAAAAGAGCAGAAGAAGATAA
- a CDS encoding GTP-binding protein TypA: MTKLREDIRNIAIIAHVDHGKTTLVDELLKQSETLDARTELAERAMDSNDIEKERGITILAKNTAVAYNGTRINIMDTPGHADFGGEVERIMKMVDGVVLVVDAYEGTMPQTRFVLKKALEQDLVPIVVVNKIDKPSARPAEVVDEVLELFIELGADDDQLDFPVVYASAINGTSSLSDDPADQEKTMAPIFDTIIDHIPAPVDNSDEPLQFQVSLLDYNDFVGRIGIGRVFRGSVKVGDQVTLSKLDGTTKNFRVTKLFGFFGLERREIQEAKAGDLIAVSGMEDIFVGETITPTDAVEALPILHIDEPTLQMTFLVNNSPFAGKEGKWVTSRKVEERLQAELQTDVSLRVDPTDSPDKWTVSGRGELHLSILIETMRREGYELQVSRPEVIVKEIDGVKCEPFERVQIDTPEEYQGSVIQSLSERKGEMLDMISTGNGQTRLVFLVPARGLIGYSTEFLSMTRGYGIMNHTFDQYLPLIPGEIGGRHRGALVSIDAGKATTYSIMSIEERGTIFVNPGTEVYEGMIIGENSRENDLTVNITKAKQMTNVRSATKDQTAVIKTPRILTLEESLEFLNDDEYMEVTPKSIRLRKQILNKAEREKANKKKKSAE, from the coding sequence ATGACAAAATTAAGAGAAGATATCCGTAACATTGCGATTATCGCCCACGTTGACCACGGTAAAACAACCCTCGTTGATGAATTATTGAAGCAGTCTGAAACTCTTGATGCACGTACTGAATTGGCAGAGCGTGCTATGGACTCAAACGATATCGAAAAAGAGCGTGGAATTACTATCCTTGCGAAAAATACAGCCGTAGCCTACAACGGAACTCGTATCAATATAATGGACACACCAGGACACGCGGACTTCGGTGGAGAAGTTGAGCGTATCATGAAAATGGTTGATGGTGTTGTCTTGGTCGTAGATGCCTACGAAGGAACAATGCCACAGACTCGTTTCGTATTGAAAAAAGCCTTGGAACAAGACCTTGTCCCAATCGTGGTTGTTAACAAAATCGACAAACCATCAGCTCGTCCAGCAGAAGTAGTAGACGAAGTATTGGAGCTCTTCATTGAGCTTGGTGCAGACGATGACCAGCTTGATTTCCCAGTGGTGTATGCTTCAGCTATCAACGGGACTTCTTCATTGTCAGATGATCCAGCTGATCAAGAAAAAACAATGGCACCAATCTTTGATACCATTATCGACCATATCCCTGCTCCAGTGGACAACTCAGATGAACCTTTGCAGTTCCAAGTCTCACTTTTGGACTACAATGACTTCGTAGGTCGTATCGGTATCGGTCGTGTCTTCCGTGGTAGTGTGAAAGTTGGAGACCAAGTTACCCTTTCTAAACTAGATGGTACAACGAAGAACTTCCGTGTTACAAAACTTTTCGGTTTCTTTGGTTTGGAACGTCGTGAAATCCAAGAAGCCAAAGCAGGTGACTTGATTGCCGTTTCCGGTATGGAAGACATCTTTGTCGGTGAAACCATTACTCCGACAGACGCAGTTGAAGCTCTTCCAATCCTACACATCGATGAGCCAACTCTTCAAATGACTTTCTTGGTCAACAACTCACCATTTGCTGGTAAGGAAGGTAAATGGGTGACTTCTCGTAAGGTGGAAGAACGCTTGCAGGCAGAATTGCAAACAGACGTTTCCCTTCGTGTTGACCCAACGGACTCACCAGATAAATGGACTGTTTCAGGACGCGGAGAATTGCACTTGTCAATCCTTATCGAAACTATGCGTCGTGAGGGTTATGAGCTTCAAGTATCTCGCCCAGAAGTTATCGTAAAAGAGATTGACGGTGTTAAATGTGAACCATTTGAACGTGTTCAAATCGATACTCCAGAAGAATACCAAGGATCTGTTATCCAAAGCCTTTCTGAACGTAAGGGTGAAATGTTGGATATGATTTCAACTGGTAATGGTCAAACTCGTTTGGTCTTCCTTGTTCCAGCGCGTGGTTTGATTGGATACTCAACTGAGTTCTTGTCAATGACTCGTGGTTACGGTATCATGAACCATACCTTCGACCAATACTTGCCATTGATCCCAGGGGAAATTGGGGGACGTCACCGTGGTGCCCTTGTTTCCATCGATGCTGGTAAGGCTACAACTTACTCAATCATGTCTATCGAAGAACGTGGTACAATCTTTGTCAACCCAGGTACTGAGGTTTACGAAGGAATGATTATTGGTGAGAACTCTCGTGAAAACGACTTGACAGTTAACATCACTAAGGCCAAACAAATGACCAACGTCCGTTCAGCTACTAAGGACCAAACAGCGGTTATCAAGACACCTCGTATCTTGACACTTGAAGAGTCTCTTGAGTTCCTGAACGACGATGAGTACATGGAAGTAACGCCTAAGTCAATCCGTTTGCGTAAACAAATCCTCAACAAGGCAGAGCGCGAGAAAGCCAACAAAAAGAAAAAATCAGCTGAATAA
- a CDS encoding pseudouridine synthase translates to MRLDRLLAQEKVSRKAMKQALLKKEILVDNFPASSLSQNVDTGLQKLVFQGRQIQGYEHNYLMLHKPNGVVTASKDKKLPTVMDLLPPDIQSDQLYAIGRLDRDTTGLLLLTDNGPLGFQLLHPQYHVDKSYQVVVNGPLTSDHIQKFKDGIVFLDGTTCKPAQLEILSSSPSESHASITISEGKFHQVKKMFLSVGVKVVSLKRVRFGDFTLDPELAEGQYRPLNPEELEIIKNYLEMSR, encoded by the coding sequence ATGCGTTTAGATAGATTATTAGCCCAAGAAAAGGTCAGTCGCAAGGCTATGAAACAGGCTCTATTAAAAAAAGAAATCTTAGTGGACAATTTTCCAGCTAGCTCCCTCTCTCAAAATGTCGACACTGGGTTGCAGAAATTAGTCTTTCAAGGACGACAAATCCAAGGCTACGAGCACAACTACCTCATGCTTCATAAGCCAAACGGAGTCGTTACAGCTAGCAAGGATAAGAAACTTCCAACCGTCATGGACCTCCTTCCACCTGACATCCAGTCTGACCAGCTCTATGCTATCGGCAGACTAGACCGCGATACCACGGGACTGCTGCTTTTGACAGACAATGGACCTCTTGGCTTCCAACTCCTTCATCCCCAGTACCATGTCGATAAATCCTATCAAGTGGTAGTAAACGGACCGCTCACATCAGACCATATCCAAAAGTTCAAAGATGGGATTGTCTTTTTAGATGGGACCACTTGTAAACCTGCTCAGCTTGAAATTCTGTCCTCAAGCCCATCAGAGAGCCATGCCTCCATCACCATCTCAGAAGGGAAGTTTCATCAAGTTAAAAAAATGTTCCTCTCAGTCGGTGTCAAGGTGGTCTCTCTCAAACGAGTCCGATTCGGTGACTTTACATTAGACCCAGAACTAGCAGAAGGGCAATACCGTCCCTTGAATCCAGAGGAATTGGAAATCATTAAAAACTATTTAGAGATGAGTCGATAA
- a CDS encoding NADH dehydrogenase codes for MTIWIVWGIVLAMAAWMGYNYLRIRRAAKIVDNAEFEALIRKGQLIDVREPAEFHRKHILGARNIPSNQLKSSLAALRKDKPVLLYENQRGQRVTNAALYLKKQGFSEIYILSYGLDSWIGKVKTS; via the coding sequence ATGACAATTTGGATTGTTTGGGGAATCGTATTGGCGATGGCGGCATGGATGGGGTATAACTACCTTCGTATTCGTCGTGCGGCTAAGATTGTGGATAATGCAGAATTTGAAGCCTTGATTCGAAAAGGGCAATTGATTGATGTCCGTGAACCAGCAGAATTTCACAGGAAACATATCCTCGGAGCCCGCAATATTCCTTCAAATCAGTTGAAGTCAAGTCTTGCAGCCCTTCGCAAGGATAAACCTGTCCTTCTCTACGAAAACCAACGCGGACAACGAGTGACCAATGCAGCACTTTATCTGAAAAAACAAGGTTTCTCTGAGATTTATATCCTTTCTTATGGATTGGATTCTTGGATTGGAAAGGTCAAGACTAGCTAA
- a CDS encoding LysR family transcriptional regulator, whose protein sequence is MRIQQLHYIIKIVETGSMNEAAKQLFITQPSLSNAVRDLENEMGIEIFIRNPKGITLTRDGMEFLSYARQVVEQTQLLEERYKNPIAHRELFSVSSQHYAFVVNAFVSLLKKSDMEKYELFLRETRTWEIIDDVKNFRSEVGVLFLNSYNRDVLTKMLDDNHLLAHHLFTAQPHIFVSKTNPLAKKDKVKLADLEDFPYLSYDQGTHNSFYFSEEILSQEHHKKSIVVSDRATLFNLLIGLDGYTIATGILNSNLNGDNIVSIPLDIDDPIELVYIQHEKTSLSKMGERFIEYLLEEVQFDN, encoded by the coding sequence ATGAGAATTCAACAACTACACTATATTATCAAAATCGTCGAAACTGGCTCTATGAATGAGGCAGCCAAGCAACTCTTTATCACCCAACCCAGTCTTTCAAATGCCGTTCGAGACTTGGAAAATGAAATGGGCATTGAAATCTTTATCCGCAATCCCAAGGGCATTACCTTAACCCGTGATGGGATGGAGTTTCTCTCCTATGCCCGTCAGGTCGTTGAGCAAACGCAGCTTCTTGAGGAACGCTATAAAAATCCTATCGCCCACCGCGAACTTTTCAGCGTTTCCTCTCAGCACTATGCCTTTGTGGTCAATGCCTTTGTCTCTCTGCTCAAGAAAAGTGATATGGAGAAATATGAGCTCTTCCTTCGTGAAACTCGGACTTGGGAGATTATCGATGACGTCAAGAACTTCCGTAGCGAGGTCGGTGTCCTCTTTTTAAACAGCTACAATCGCGATGTTTTAACGAAAATGCTAGATGACAATCACCTGCTAGCCCACCACCTCTTTACCGCCCAACCCCATATCTTTGTTAGCAAGACCAACCCTCTAGCTAAAAAAGACAAGGTCAAACTGGCTGATTTGGAAGACTTTCCTTATCTGAGTTACGACCAGGGGACGCACAACTCCTTCTACTTTTCAGAGGAGATTCTTTCACAAGAGCACCACAAGAAATCCATCGTAGTCAGTGACCGCGCCACCCTCTTTAATCTTTTGATTGGTTTGGATGGTTACACCATTGCAACAGGGATTTTGAACAGTAACCTCAACGGAGACAATATCGTTTCCATTCCACTGGACATTGACGACCCGATTGAACTAGTCTATATCCAGCATGAAAAAACCAGCCTATCTAAGATGGGCGAACGCTTTATCGAATACTTACTAGAAGAAGTTCAATTCGATAATTAA
- a CDS encoding N-acetylmuramoyl-L-alanine amidase produces the protein MKKILLTSALILSIAGLAPASVLGEENTTQSTPAVKEAIAKEEKKESSVEENSKSETLPKVDVQEDKPKKEGWYQENHHWRFYQDDKPALNWKQIQGKWYYFDQDGNRLHSTVYKGYAFDQDGVMIENSWTKLDNQWYYADSSGRLAQNTWKKINGSWYYFDQTGSMLSNTAVDGYLLTKSGAMAETGWTKLDQIWYYVAPSGKISQDKWEKINGSWYYFDKDGGMLSATTFKGYLFNQSGAMAENNWVKIKDTWFYANGSGRYVQENWQKIQGSWYSFDQNGGMLADKWKGSYYLKTSGAMAENEWIFDKAYKSWFYLKANGRYANQEWIGAYYLKSGGYMAKSEWIYDNSDKARYYLDDNGHYVSGTYKIDGKEHLFQKYGQWISEVSTEGGFVKGQYSNTIFLDPGHGGRDSGAFYYNVAEKDLNMQIYRKLRSKLEELGYKVLTSRDSDIDVDFVTERSRMVNKTNSDIFISIHFNATGNTYSKASGIQTYSYSDEPDYPSKINKYWHNHPDRMSESKRLATAIHSSLLAETGAKDAGLLESSYAVLRETAKPAVLLELGYMDNFSENQQIRDSHYQDKLVAGIVKGIQKYYAGP, from the coding sequence GTGAAAAAGATACTACTGACCAGTGCTTTAATCCTTTCAATCGCAGGATTAGCACCAGCTTCCGTCTTAGGAGAAGAAAACACAACTCAATCCACACCTGCTGTCAAGGAAGCAATTGCCAAAGAAGAAAAGAAAGAGTCGAGTGTTGAGGAAAACTCTAAATCAGAAACTCTTCCGAAAGTAGATGTGCAAGAAGACAAGCCCAAAAAAGAAGGGTGGTACCAAGAAAATCACCACTGGCGTTTTTACCAAGATGATAAACCTGCTTTGAACTGGAAACAAATCCAAGGCAAATGGTACTACTTCGATCAAGATGGTAATCGTCTTCATTCTACTGTCTACAAAGGCTACGCCTTTGACCAAGATGGTGTCATGATAGAAAATAGCTGGACCAAATTGGACAACCAATGGTATTATGCTGATTCCTCTGGACGTCTAGCTCAGAACACCTGGAAAAAAATTAACGGTTCTTGGTACTATTTTGACCAAACTGGAAGTATGCTCAGCAACACTGCCGTTGACGGCTATCTTCTCACAAAAAGCGGAGCTATGGCAGAAACGGGTTGGACTAAATTAGACCAAATTTGGTATTATGTAGCTCCTTCTGGAAAAATCTCACAGGATAAATGGGAGAAAATCAACGGTTCTTGGTATTACTTTGACAAAGACGGTGGAATGCTGAGTGCGACAACCTTCAAGGGCTACCTCTTTAACCAGAGTGGAGCTATGGCAGAAAACAACTGGGTCAAAATCAAGGATACTTGGTTCTATGCGAACGGGTCAGGAAGATATGTCCAAGAAAACTGGCAAAAGATTCAAGGTTCATGGTACTCATTTGACCAGAATGGTGGAATGCTAGCAGACAAATGGAAAGGAAGCTACTACCTTAAAACCAGTGGAGCCATGGCGGAGAATGAGTGGATCTTCGATAAAGCCTACAAGAGCTGGTTCTATCTAAAAGCGAATGGCCGTTATGCAAATCAGGAGTGGATTGGAGCATACTACCTCAAGTCAGGTGGTTACATGGCAAAGAGTGAATGGATTTACGATAACTCTGACAAAGCACGCTACTACCTAGATGATAATGGACATTATGTTTCAGGAACTTACAAGATAGACGGTAAGGAACACCTGTTCCAAAAATACGGCCAATGGATTTCTGAAGTTTCAACTGAAGGTGGATTTGTAAAAGGCCAATACAGCAATACCATTTTCCTAGATCCTGGGCATGGTGGTCGAGATTCAGGTGCCTTTTACTACAATGTAGCTGAAAAAGATCTCAACATGCAGATTTACCGTAAGCTTCGTAGTAAGTTGGAAGAACTAGGTTACAAGGTCCTCACTTCTCGTGATAGTGATATTGACGTTGATTTTGTTACCGAACGTTCTCGTATGGTTAATAAAACCAACTCGGATATTTTTATCAGTATTCACTTCAACGCTACTGGTAATACCTACTCAAAAGCGAGCGGTATTCAAACCTACTCCTATAGCGATGAACCTGATTATCCAAGTAAGATTAATAAATACTGGCACAATCACCCAGATCGTATGAGTGAAAGCAAACGCCTCGCCACTGCCATCCACTCCTCTCTCCTAGCAGAAACAGGGGCCAAAGACGCTGGTCTGTTGGAGAGCAGCTATGCCGTACTACGCGAAACAGCCAAACCAGCCGTTCTCCTAGAACTTGGTTATATGGATAATTTCTCCGAAAACCAACAAATTAGAGATAGCCACTACCAAGATAAACTGGTCGCAGGCATCGTAAAAGGGATTCAAAAATATTACGCTGGTCCGTAA